The genomic window GGCATCAAGCACCAGCCGCAAATACGGCGGCTTCTCCATGTCTGGCGGCGGAGGAGTCGTCGTTGTCACAATGTACTGGAACGAAGGCTCACTCCCGCCAAACGCATCTTCGAGCGACTTGAGATACACGAAGAGCCGAGCGTAGATATGCGGTTCAAGGTCGGCCTCACGCGGGCTGTCGTGAATTGCGAACCTTGGCGAGTACCCCAGACCGCAGATTGCTGCACTCAGGCAGGCAATGTCGAGACTCAGCACTGTTTCTGAGGTCGCCATGGCTTCGCCGAGAGCGGGCTCCTTGTCGCCGAACGACAAGTGCAGCCCTCGCATGTCCATCCGCACAGAACCAGCAATGTCCACCGCGACGAGCGACCGCAACGCGAGGTTGAAGTGATGGTTCAGTATGGCATTCCGCTGTACCAACTGGCTCCGAGCCGAGTGATGCGACTCGCGTGATTGCGAAAGGTCGCGTTCGAGTCGTGCCAGTACCCCGGTTGCAGTCCGCAACGTCCGTTGCGAATCCACAAAGTCCTTTGCTTCTTGGACAACGGCGTCCAGCACCGACAGTTCGCCGCGAATTCGCCGCTCTTGCTGCCTTCGCGTCGCCTGCTGCTGATCGACCTCGGTCTGTAGTCGCTCGCGTTGGCGAATCAGGCTCTTATTCTCTTCCTCCAAGCCCGCCAGCAATTGGTCGAGCGACTGTAGCTCTTGAGTGGCTTCTTGAATGCGTACTTGCCTGAAGGGCTCAATCGTTCCCGGTTGACGTGCCGGGTTCTTCATGGGGCAGGAATCAGCCGGTAGCGGACAAGGAACGCCCAGGTTGGCAAGGGATGCAGCAAGGTCGTCACTTGAAGCGGCTTCGTGCTGCTTCAATTCCCCTTCCTTCGTTTGGCGGTCCGCCGTGCGGGTTGCGATTTCTTGCTCTTTGCGAGCGACGGCTTGTTTGGCGACCTCCAACTCTTCCAGCAGAGAACTCCATTCGCTGTCCTTGTCTAGATCGGCCAGTTGCTTCTGCAAGGCGGTTCTGGTTCCCTCCGCTTGTCCCCTCGCTGCTTCTCCGAAGAGGTCGTCGGTCAGCATCTCGGACCCGATATGCAGACGCTCTTCGAGGAAGCGTCGCGTTTGCGAAAGTCGTTGTTCCAGTTTGGCAACCTCTGCGTCCTTGGCGTTCTTGTCGGTGAGCAATTGCTTGTGTCGGTGAATGAGCTTGGCCTCCTCGTCGTCGAGCAAGTCCATGACGAGGCGAATCAGAATGCTCGCGTCTTCATTGTGCAGATCTGCCGTGCCCGACTCCGTCCACGCTACCCGCCATTCCAACGGATGACGGTATCGGCAGTATTGGTCGCGGCTGAGCCAGGCAAGCAGGTCAAGCCAACGGACGGGCCGATTCACGTGGGGCAACAACGTCGCGGAAAAGCGGGCGATGGTCGCTTTCTCAATCGTCTCCACGAGCTTGGCGAATCGCTCTGCGCCGTTCTGCTCTTCGAGGATGGAACGCCAGTCATTGACTTGGAGGCACTTCGATTCGGAGGATCGTGTGTCCCCGATTGGTCGAGCCACCACCCAGCAGCTCCCGTCAACCAAGACTTCGCAAATTACGAAGCCTTCTGGATAGGCTGCCGAGATTGCAGGCCGTACGGCCTCTCTCGCAAAATGCTGCTCGCCCAAGCAGTACCGCAGCAGCCGGGTGAGAAGCGTCTTGCCGACATTGTGCCCCACGGGGCCATCCACAAGTTCATCGGGGCGTGCCGTTGCGACAATGTTCAAACCTCTTCGGAACTCGACCTCCCGAATGGGCTGAGCGTCTGGAGCGAGCCGTTCCACGATGACCAGCCGACGAATCCACAGGATTGGATTCAATCGGTCGGCAGCCGGGCGAATTCCTTCGTCCGCTTCGTCAAACGGTAATCTCGTATCGCTCATTGGTAATTGCAGCGACCACCTTGGGTAGACTTCGTAGAGTGCTGAGGGCTCGGATTGCCTGAAGTGTTTCTGCGGCTCGGGCTCGGTCGGCCTTGCTTGCTTTGGCCAGTAGTTGGGAGTTCGCCAGCTTTAAGCCGCTCCTGCCTGCCTTCCGAACGGCTCCGTTTGCGATGAGACCTTGGTAAATGGTGTCCAGTCCGTCGACAAATTCGGGCTCATTTGCCATCGACCGCCGTTGGCCTGGGGTAGCGACTCCCTTGAGCAGAGTTTGCCTTGCGGCTTCGTTTCTCATCAGGACGAGAGCGGGCTCAAGGGCCGAAATTGAAACGGGTTTGCCCCATGCCTCAAGGAGTAACAGGATGTCGAGGATGGCACGTCCCTTCTCCACCTGGACCGCCGAAGCGGCTCTTGCTGGTTGCCCGAATATGCGTTCCAGCAGCACCGAAGCCGGTTCGTATTCACGGCCTTCGCGGCGGGCCAGATCGGCTTCGGTTTCCACAAGCTCTCCGGCGAATGCCTTGGCTAGGACTGAATGCGAGATATTCTCTGCTGAAGCGGTAGCCTCCCTCACACGGTCTTCGACCGAATCGATGACGCCGAGTAACCGCGTCATTCGTCGGACAATCTCTTCCTGCTCCTCTCTAGGGGGCAATGGCACTGGGATGGCCCTCGAATCGCGTACGTTGATTCGTGGCATGTCGAGACCAACGTACCGTTGCTTCATCCACTCTTGTGCGTACGGGCCTGCGAGGTAGGCGGCTAAGTATGTAGCGGAAACCACATCGGAAGGACGGAGTCGCACAGTTCCCTGTGTCAGATTGACGCCATCGAGCCCAGGTGGCACAACCGCCACTCTGAGATTTCGGATTACGCACAGAAGCACATCGCCCTCTGCGATTTGTGAGCGAGAATGTTTCGCTGCGATTTCCGGGGCAGTCCTCGCGAGTTGCTCAACAAGGATTCGCCCTCGGTCGTCGATGTCTTGCCCGCGAATGTAGGGAATTCCTTCGTCGACTTGTGGGCCTGGCAGAACGATGCCGTAGGTAATAACAGTGTCAGGCTCGACAAGTTCATCTGTCCGACCGTATGCCCAGCTTTCTGGCACCTCCGGTAGACCAGTCAGCTCAATGTCTGATTCTGCCTTGTATCGCTTCTTCCAACCGTCACTCCGTGGGGCTCCGCCCTTTGCAGCTAGCTTCGCCAACTCTGCGGATTCCCAGGCCGCCTTGTGCTTCTTCCGCATTAGGCAGAGCAACGACTCGCCTGACTCAACATTGGGATTTTCCTCACGCCAGTCGGCGGTGAGACGACCCGAGCAGGCGGCGGCGAGGACGGATTGGCGGAACTTCTTGAGGATGTCGGGCACGCGGTCGAGCCGCTCGCGGGCATTGTTCACCCGCGCGAGCAGAGCCTCGACCTTCGCCACGATTCGCTTCTGTTCGGCGAATGGGGGTAGTGGCAAGGGATACTTCGCCAAGTCGCCGAATGCCACTCGTGGCAGACTGTTCCCCTTCTGATGGTCTGTGGCGTATTGCACAAACGATGACTCAGAAAGGAATCGCAGAAGGTACTCGGGAAGAACGCCAGTAGATGGGCGGAAGACGAGAATGTCGGTCGAGCACACTCCGTCGAAGTCTGGGATGGTGACTTTGTTCAGATAGGGACGGAGCTTTCCGTAAAGCACGTCGCCGCGATGGAACACGGCCTTTGTGCTCTTCACGTCTGACGCTACTCCTTTTGATTCGATTCGATTTGTGCCAGACTCGATGTGCTCAAGACTGAGATAGGGGGCGTCTGGACACCGGGATGGTTCAATCTTCTCCTTCGAGGGAGAAACTAACTGTCCGAGCGGAAATGTGCCCCAACCCTCTGGCAGTATCCCGTTGCTGCCTTCATGGCCATCACTCATTGGATTTCCTCCCAATGCTGCGAGAGCCACGACTGGATGCCACGCCCAGGATTGTAGGGGTACTGTTCACGGAAAGCCTGTGCCGCTGCTTCGTAAGAGTCGCTCGGCAACTCATCCGTCCGTTTCGCTAGATAGAGCAATGCCAGTGAGGGAGCACGCGACTCGCCTTGGTTGCAGTGAATGACGACTCGTCGCTCGGCAATGTGCTTGTCGACGAACGCAAGAAAGGCCTCGAATGACGGCATCATGAAGAGCGGAGCCGGTGGGTCGATCAGATTCAAGAACAAGTGGTAGTCTCGCTCCAACACCAGGTAGTTCGGGTGCGTGTTTGGCAAGCTACGGCTGGAGTAGCCGACGGCGGCACGATGGCATGGTTCCTTGCAGGCATGCACCACCGCCACCGCACCGCTCGTGTCGAGCATACAAGCCGATTCGTTGCCAAAGAGCAGATTGGGAAGCACTTGTTGCACTACGAACCACCATTCTCTAGCAAAGCGACAACGCCATTGAGTTCCAGTATCGCACTCTCCAACTCCGAGATTGCATCGGTGACGAGCTGCTCCGGCGGAGGAAGGTCGTCGGCGTCGTCGAGCGACTCATCTCGCAGCCACTTGAGGCTATCGAGCTTGAAGTCGCGTTCCTTTACTTCGGCGATACTGAACTTTCGCCAGCGGTCCTCTTTCGAGTCACTCGCCTTTCGCTTCGCCTGCCCATTGGGGTCGTTGCCATAGCATTTCTCGAACGCGGCGAAATGCTCTGCGGTGAGAGGGCGGTCCTTCTTCGTGAGGCCGGGGATGTTGGTGCGGTTGTCGTAAATCCAAACCGTCTCGGTCGGGTAGCCCTTGGTGAAGAAAACGACATTCGTCTTCGTGCCGGGGCTGTACGGCGTGAAGGTGCCGTTGGTGAGCCGGAGCACGGTGTGCAGGTCGCAGTCTTCGGCGATGATTTTGAAGACCTCGCCTGCCTGGTCGGCAAACAGGCAATTATCGGGCACGACGACCGCCGCCCGACCACCGGGCTTGAGCGTGGTGAGTACGTGCTGCAAGAAGTTGAGCTGCTTGTTGCTCGTGGCGATCGTGAAGTCGTCTCGCGTGGGTGCCTGATTCGCCCCGCGAGTGCCGAAGGGCGGGTTGGTGAGGATGCAATCGAACCGGTCACCCGGCGGTGGGTCGTAGATGGAGTCGCCCAGGCCGACATGAGGCTCCAGGTTGTGCAGGTAGAGATTCATCAGGGCCAGACGGCGAGGGCGAGCGACGAGGTCTTGGCCGTAGTAGGTGGAGGCCTTCACCCGCTTGGCGGTCGGTCGGTCGAGGTCGGCCCCGTTCTTCGTGACGCTCAGCAGCCACTCATACGCCGAGACAAGGAACTCGCCCGTGCCGCAGGCGGGGTCGCAAATCTTGTAGTCCTTGGTTGTGCGAGGATCGGGCTTCATGCAGCGGACGATGGACTGGATGAGCAGTCGCGGCGTGAAGTACTGCCCGGCTCCCTTCTTCCCTTCCGCAGCCGCCTTTTCGAGCAGTCCCTCGAAGGCGTCTGCCTTGACGTTGACTTCGAGCGTCGTCCACTCGGTCTCGTCGACGGTGGTCAAGAGTTGCTTGAGGCTGGTCGGCTTGTTGAAACGCGACTGTGCCCCCGAGAAGATATCGCCGAGCAAGCCTTCTTGTTGACCGAGTGCCCGCAATACGTTCGCGTAGTAGTCGGTCAGGTCGGTGCCTGCCTTGGACGTGAGGGCTGGCCAAGAGCAGTCGAGTACGGTTGTTTTCTTGGGGTCGTCGACCGCCCGCATCTTGACCTTGGTCAGGTCAATGCCCCGCTCGTTCGACATCTTGAGAAAGAGCAAGTAGGTAATTTGCTCGATGTAGTCTCCATAGTCGATGCCGTCATGGCGAAGCGTATGGCAGAAGCCCCAGAGTTTTTGGACAACGTCACTCATCACATTGTTCCTGGCTCACGGCTAAATCGCGAAGTTCTTGAATAAACCGTGAACTCTTTCGAAGCGTCTCAAGGTCATCTTCACCAATACCGTCAGGGTCGAAATGCATTACGTCATTGCGTATTAGATTCACTCGCTCCATGTCATCGACAAAAGTCTTCCGGTCAATGGGCAGACCTAGCTTCTGCCAGTTAGCTGGATTCTGGAGAAGCCGGACGTATTCGCCGAACGTCAAGTCAGACACATCGCTTACTTCACGCTCCTCATCTCCTGGATTCTTGGCAGCTTTGAGTTCTTCTCGTGAGAACTTCCCATCGATTAGGCCACGAATGTGGTTCTCAATTTCGCTCAGTAGTAGAAATGGTCGACCAAGTTCATCAAGTGTCTCGCTCAGGTCCGCCACAGTAACAATTCCGCATATGCGTCTGTCCTTTGCACGTACAAGAACAAAATCGTTCTCTCTTATTCGCTCGATTACACGGAATAGCGAGTCATCTTCAGTAACGATCTCGACGGAAGAATCCATGCAGTCCTGCACAGTCTCGCATTGGTGCCCCAACCCCGTGCGCTTTGCTATCGACTGCCATGTGATTGCACCTTTAACCTCTCGTTCACTTGTCATTACCGGCAGTTGTGAAAAGTTATCACGAAGCATCACTGTTATCGCTTCCTGGAGATTCGCTGTTGGAGGAATACTCGCTGGTGCAGTGTTTGCGGCATCTAACTTGCCAATCCGAAAGGCTGGGTCCTCAACCGCTCCTCCGACTAGGGCTTTGACAATGGTAGCATCCGCCACATCCTCCATATTTAGAACCGATTCAGCATTAGCTGTCTGAACCCTTTCTGCTTCAGTACTAGGTCGTACAAACGCAACGGATCCATCAAACCACGTGTGTTCAAAGTCGGGCTGTGTGGTGAGGTTGTGTTCTCGTAGGGTTGCCCTGATGTCGCGTACAACTCGCCAACCGCGTCGCTCGAAACCAAACCACCCCAGGAATTCACGCACAGTTGCTTGCAGAGGCTCATTCTTATCAGCCTGTTCCTCTGCGAGGTCGAGTTTCTCTTTGTGAATAGACATCATGACTCTCGAAGTAGGTAAGTTAGGCCGCAATGGCTGCGTTAAGTTCGGCGAGGAGTTCCTTGAGCTTGCCTTCGAAGACCCGATTCGCACGCACCCAACCGCCTGCCTGCTCGAAGACAGGCATGAACGAGAAGTCGTCTTCGTCAATTGAGAGGCTAGTTACCAAGTGATCGCGGATACGGTCGAGCCACTTTTGTTGTTCGTCGGTGAATGACTTGTTTTTGGTCAGCTTCGAGAAGGCACGGTTGATTCGCTCCTCGGCAGTCAGCAGCGGCTGGGCTTCGTCGGCCACGTGCTTGACCATCGAAATAATCTCCACAAGGGCCTTGTGGTAGTGCAGCTCGTGAGCCCGCTGAAGGTTCTCGATGGTGAACCGCTCAGGGGCAGTGGCCAGTTTGTCTTTGAGTTCCGAGAGGGCTGACGTGTTCCAGTCACGAGGCCGGTCGAGCAGAATGCCGATGGCGTCCACCTTGTCGGTGTTCTCTTCGACGAACCGAGCGAAGGCGGCGAGGTAGTCTTCCGGCTTGTACTCGTTCCCCTTGCCGTCGCGGATGAGGTATTCGCTGGTGACCGTGTCTTCGTGCTCCGTTGCCCGCACGAAGATTTTCTTGCGGCGGGGGTAGTTGACGAGCAGGTCTTGGAACCCCTGGTCACGGAGCAGCTTCATCGTTTCAACAAAGTCGTCGTTCAGATTCCGTGGCAACGCACGGGCGTACTTGCCTACGTCCCCATCGGCAATGCCGAATGCTGCGAACGTCTCGCGGGCCGAGGCATCCATTTCCTTCTCAATCCGTTGCAGGCGTTTCACCAGACAGCGGACGTTGTAGTCGCGGTCGCGATTGCTCCAAATGTCGTCGATGATCTGCTGGATAGTGCGAGCGGGCCTATCGGGCGGTTCCGCCGTGATGCCGGTCGATTTGCGGAAGTATTCGAGCAATGTGCCGTCGAAGCAGTCGAAGACGACGAAGTGCGACTTATCGGGATGGTGCTCTCCCTTGCGGGTGCCGCGACCCATCATTTGCTCGAACAGGATG from Pirellulales bacterium includes these protein-coding regions:
- a CDS encoding SAM-dependent DNA methyltransferase, encoding MSDVVQKLWGFCHTLRHDGIDYGDYIEQITYLLFLKMSNERGIDLTKVKMRAVDDPKKTTVLDCSWPALTSKAGTDLTDYYANVLRALGQQEGLLGDIFSGAQSRFNKPTSLKQLLTTVDETEWTTLEVNVKADAFEGLLEKAAAEGKKGAGQYFTPRLLIQSIVRCMKPDPRTTKDYKICDPACGTGEFLVSAYEWLLSVTKNGADLDRPTAKRVKASTYYGQDLVARPRRLALMNLYLHNLEPHVGLGDSIYDPPPGDRFDCILTNPPFGTRGANQAPTRDDFTIATSNKQLNFLQHVLTTLKPGGRAAVVVPDNCLFADQAGEVFKIIAEDCDLHTVLRLTNGTFTPYSPGTKTNVVFFTKGYPTETVWIYDNRTNIPGLTKKDRPLTAEHFAAFEKCYGNDPNGQAKRKASDSKEDRWRKFSIAEVKERDFKLDSLKWLRDESLDDADDLPPPEQLVTDAISELESAILELNGVVALLENGGS
- a CDS encoding restriction endonuclease subunit S; the encoded protein is MSDGHEGSNGILPEGWGTFPLGQLVSPSKEKIEPSRCPDAPYLSLEHIESGTNRIESKGVASDVKSTKAVFHRGDVLYGKLRPYLNKVTIPDFDGVCSTDILVFRPSTGVLPEYLLRFLSESSFVQYATDHQKGNSLPRVAFGDLAKYPLPLPPFAEQKRIVAKVEALLARVNNARERLDRVPDILKKFRQSVLAAACSGRLTADWREENPNVESGESLLCLMRKKHKAAWESAELAKLAAKGGAPRSDGWKKRYKAESDIELTGLPEVPESWAYGRTDELVEPDTVITYGIVLPGPQVDEGIPYIRGQDIDDRGRILVEQLARTAPEIAAKHSRSQIAEGDVLLCVIRNLRVAVVPPGLDGVNLTQGTVRLRPSDVVSATYLAAYLAGPYAQEWMKQRYVGLDMPRINVRDSRAIPVPLPPREEQEEIVRRMTRLLGVIDSVEDRVREATASAENISHSVLAKAFAGELVETEADLARREGREYEPASVLLERIFGQPARAASAVQVEKGRAILDILLLLEAWGKPVSISALEPALVLMRNEAARQTLLKGVATPGQRRSMANEPEFVDGLDTIYQGLIANGAVRKAGRSGLKLANSQLLAKASKADRARAAETLQAIRALSTLRSLPKVVAAITNERYEITV
- a CDS encoding CBS domain-containing protein translates to MSIHKEKLDLAEEQADKNEPLQATVREFLGWFGFERRGWRVVRDIRATLREHNLTTQPDFEHTWFDGSVAFVRPSTEAERVQTANAESVLNMEDVADATIVKALVGGAVEDPAFRIGKLDAANTAPASIPPTANLQEAITVMLRDNFSQLPVMTSEREVKGAITWQSIAKRTGLGHQCETVQDCMDSSVEIVTEDDSLFRVIERIRENDFVLVRAKDRRICGIVTVADLSETLDELGRPFLLLSEIENHIRGLIDGKFSREELKAAKNPGDEEREVSDVSDLTFGEYVRLLQNPANWQKLGLPIDRKTFVDDMERVNLIRNDVMHFDPDGIGEDDLETLRKSSRFIQELRDLAVSQEQCDE
- a CDS encoding dual specificity protein phosphatase family protein yields the protein MLDTSGAVAVVHACKEPCHRAAVGYSSRSLPNTHPNYLVLERDYHLFLNLIDPPAPLFMMPSFEAFLAFVDKHIAERRVVIHCNQGESRAPSLALLYLAKRTDELPSDSYEAAAQAFREQYPYNPGRGIQSWLSQHWEEIQ